The DNA sequence CATATCAATTTTTGTATTTGTAATAATATAAAGTAGAAATGTTCAATTATTCATACAAAATGTCTTTGGTCATTACAGGGGTTCGCAGAATAATTCAGGATTGTTTGATGCTAAAAATATTATCAATGCATTTGATTGATTAGGAGAGGATTATGTATTTAGGTGCAATTATTTTTAGTATTAATGCTAATATTATTTGCTTGACTGTGCTAAAGTATTTAGCTTAGTAAAAAATCAAGCAGCTTTTCCTTCAATCGTACAGCCCCAACATGCCAACATCATGAGATGGAATAAATACAATTACAAGCCCCAGTACGGCAACACAGGACACCAATATGCCGGAACGATGAACTCCGGAGCCTCGCATATCACTCGCTCGACCTATGGAAGTGTAGGAAAAATCCCCAAATGGGTGTGGGTGGTTTTATTGATAGGCGCTACCAATTTGTTGACGCATGGAACCTTCAACCCGAGTCTTTGGGATCATGCAAGTGCGGATATCCGGGGTGTTGGAAGAGAATTCTCGGCTCCTGAAGGGCCTTTGTACTTGCTAGATGAGGCCAGCGTATTTGTCCATGATGCCCAGAGTTTTGAGTCCAAAGTCCGTGAGATCGCTTCGATGCTCAATGTGCCTCCAGAGTGGCTAATGGCTGTGATGTACTCCGAATCCAAATTTGATGCATCCGTCAAAAATCACAAAGGAAGTGGAGCCACGGGGTTGATCCAATTCATGCCGGCTACTGCGGGGGAGATGAATGTGTCGATGGCGAGATTGCAACGGATGGATCATTTGCAGCAGATGGAATATGTCTACCTCTATCTCCAGCGGGTTCGGGAGAGATATGGCGATTTCCTGACCTTGACAGACTGCTATCTGGCGATCCTGTATCCTAAAGCTGTAGGACAGGACCCATGTTACACGCTGTATGCCAAGCCTTCCAAAAAGTATACTCAGAACTCTGGTCTGGATGAAAATGGCGATGGGAGGGTAAGCGTCTCTGACATTGACCGTCGCATGAAACGAATTTTCCCGACCGCATACGATGCCAAGCCTGCCTATGGAATTTAGCCGTTACTCTATCGAAATAATCCATTCAATTCAGCATGTGTTCTTTCGTGTGGAATCTTTTCAAAAGCCATCGAGACGATCAAAAAAGGGACTGATCCCGCTTTGGAATCAGTCCCTAGAATGTTAGATGTCTGAGAATCTATTGACCCAGAATGATCATCTTCCGGATCAAGTCTTGTTCGTCTTGAACCAATCGGTAGATGTACATTCCCGCCGCTAGGTCGCCAGCATTGAAGGTGACGCGATGAAGGCCGTCCTGCAGTTCTTCATCCACCAGCACTTCTATGATTCGTCCTGTTGCATCGTAAACCGTCAGGTTGACATGCCCAGGGTCCTTGACAAAGAAGCGGATGTCTGTGGATTCACCAAATGGGTTAGGCTCGTTCTGGTGCAGGTAAAGCTCTCCCCGAATATTGAGTGAGTGGAACAACACAAACGGATCTTCCAATTCACCTTGGATCAGATCCACTGCGAATGGCGAAACCGATTCGGAACGATACTCAATCCCCAATTCCCGGTCATACAGACGGAAGGTGACAGTTTTGCCTTGCATGGAGAGGTTTCCGTGTACAGGCAAGAAGATCCGGTACTCCCCGAATTCTTCCACATACTGGAGGTAACCCACGCCGTGGCAGGAGTCCTCGACAAACGCACCGACGATGAAGCGATCCGCATCTACCTGATCGAATTCTTCGAATCCGATCTTGGCAATCACGGTCATATTACTTTCGAAGTATTCGTCCTGAACGGTGTATTGAGATTCGAGGTCGGAATTGGCCAATCTTGCCGGATACGTCAGCAATGCCTGACGGCTCAACAGCAATTTGTAGGCAGATCCCGGTTGCATGAATTTCAAGCTACCATACCAAGATTCAGTGTCTTCGAAGTATTCATCAAATCCTTGCTGACTCTTGACAATATCTCCAGATTCAGGAGAAATGGAGGTCAGGGCTTCGGAAGTGGTTTTGGTGCGTTGAGGCTGATAGCCGATCCAACTCCATCCTTGCGCTACATTGAATCCGTACGGCGTGATGGGAGTTCCCACTACCTGAAGCGTATCGGGCTCATCTGACAAGTGAACCAAGTACCCATTGGAATTGTCGACAGCGGTAAGGCTACCAATCCATCCTGTTGCACGTGTGTAGAAAGCACTTTGCCCGTCTTTCTGCTTGACCAAAATGTCATTTCCGATAGATTCGGAAGTCAAACTCTGGAACACAGCTTGAGTGGACATCTCAGTGGCTTCCACATTGAAGGAGATCCAGTTCCATCCCGGAGTCATTGGGATGATTTGGACGATTCCTTCTGGGTGCAAGATATAAGGGCTGCTGATGGTCCCCAGTGTGGCGTCGTTGGCGAATACAGGCCTTTCGATGGCACCGTATTCACTTCCATCCACTGCTTGCCAATACCGGAAGTTGATAGTGTCTGGAGTAGCTGGATTGGCATTATTGCTATACACGGTAATGAATGCCGCATAGATATCCAGATCTTCGATATATTCGATCTGCCCGCTTCCTCGGCGTTCGCCATTTACAAAAGCTGCGATCATATCGCGGGTATCAGTAGACAATTGCGTATTTCCATTGTCCAAGCTGAATTGAAGCACCATGGTCATGGAATAGTCATACAAACCTGGATCTACTGTCCATGCTGGTGGGATCGCCAATATGCTGACCGTGACATCCAATTCTACGACAGCATCATCTACGATGGCCTTGACTACCCCTTCATAGATTCCGGGATCGAGATAGGAATCCACGAGGAAGTCAATGTCATAGGTTCCGTTGGACAGAACTGTACCAGTAGTTGACCCGGGGATCAACCACACAGGATACTCAGTGATCTCGAAATCGTGGCTCAGATTGGACTGATTCTTCAGGGTCCCTGTGATGATCAATTCATCACCAGTCAAGACCGAGCTGACAATGGCGGCAGGGTCCCAGAATACAGGACTCACATTCACCTCGAAGGCCCAGCTTGCAGCGTACTCCTGAACGTTTCCAGAAAGGTCCATGATGCCACTGACATAGGCGTGGATAATCACATCTTCCAGCGTCGAATCTGAGAACAGATCATTGTCTGGCACCAAGATGATGGTATTGCCAGCACATTGAACGGTGAAGGAAATCTCCGTACTGTCATCTCCACGAATCAAGGAGAGAGAGTCTGTCATATAATTGGCGAGGTCGCAATCGATCGGTTTGTCGAACGTAATGCTGATTTCCTCACCAAATCTCAAGAATCCATTGGAAGGAGAAGGCGTGCCAAATGGCGCAACGCTGTTGCGGTCAATAGTACCCACGACCTCATCAGAATAGGCAACTCCTCGACCATCTGTACATTGGGACATGGCGCGTACTCCATAAGTTCCGTTTGGCAGATTGCCTACATCGAATGGGGCATAGTAGATGTTGTCTACAATGCTGTCAATGGACACGGTGAATGCATCCACCCAAGTATCCCCCGGTTCGCGGTATTGGAGGGTCAGGCTCTCCAAATAAGGATTATTCAAATCATACCCGGAGAAATTGATCGCCAATTCATCATTGCTTGCTTGATTGACCAACCAACCATCGGTAGGCTCCACCAAGGTCACATCTGAACATTCGGTTTCGAAGCTGACAGAAATCCAAGCGGTATCCCCCATGGTGATCGCGCCGTTATTCTCCCACAATTCATACTCACAGGGTGGGTACATCATAATGCCGATATTGGCATACTCAGAAGCAAGAGGGCCCTTTTCAACCGTGAGGTAGGCATTCGCAGTTTCAAACGCATTGATGAAGAAGCTGGCTTCCTTGTGGTTAATCAGCTGTCCGTTGAGCTTAATGATGGCTCCGTCTGGGTTGGTATTTGAAACGACCCGTACGTGATATTCCCGCGTCTCTTGGCTATTGGAGTAGTTGGTCAGATTCGCAGTGAAAACTGCTTGACCACCAATCGGCACATTGAAGATTTCGGGAGGAGTAATGGTCAATGAAGCAGAGTCCCGAGGCTGAGTTCCCGGTTCTCTGGGACACGAACTGGTACCGCTAAATATTCGGAACGCAGGTACATCAAATGCAGGATCTCGAAGGATATCTACGCTAAAGAAGTCCCCAAAATCATCGTCCTCCAAGTGATAGGAGATGGTTCTCGAAATGGTGGTGTCGTTGTCCGTGACACTCGTATATGAGTGCCGGAATTTGGCTGCAATTCCGATGGTATTGTCAGACCAAACCCCTGTTTTCACCTCGAACTTACCGCCGATTGTGGTGCTGATGTCCACGAAGCTGGTGTATTCGTAAGTGCCGCTATACACCGTGTCCATCACCTCGGTCCGGTCGATGGCTGCACCGGCGGAGAAAGATACATTGTAGGGTTGACCATCTTTGATGATCGGCACTGCGTCTTCATCGCGATTTTTGGCATTTTCGTTCAATACCTCCTGCCAGTTGAGGATGTCGATCTTGAAGGAATCCGCCTCATGGATTTTCTCCAAGCTATCGGTTCCGGTCAAGCCTGAAGCCACATCTCTGAGGGTTTCCTCCAGATAAGCCAACTGTGGGATCAAAATGTCCCGAATGTGCTTCTCCGAGTAGACAAAGGTGGTGGCGATTCCAGTCGGATAGAAGATCGGTTCGTCAGATACATCCGTGGAGCACTGAGCCTCGTCGTAGGTCAGGACCTTGGCGATGGCAAACTGCTGGTTGGTGGCCTTACCGATGTAGACGTCTCCATCATACCCCGTGAAGAGTGCATCGTCGGAGGTGGAGAAGGCATCTGTGAATGTCAGCGTGGTGGAATACCCCGTGGTGTTGAAGTTATCACGTCCTGCATCGATGTTGAATTTCCATTGAATCCCCAAGTTGTTTTCGGAGAAAGGCGTTTTGATGGAAGTACCAAAGGTCTGATCCGAGTAGATTCCACCAGAACCGGAAATCTCATAGGAATCGGACGAGAAGGTTGTCAATTCATAGCCTTGTTCCACGGTAGCGTAACTCGCATCTCCCGGAGGGTCATGTACGACCAAGTCCGGCAATTCAGGAGAACGGGTGGAGAAGGTCGCCGCCAATTGTGCCGCACCTTCAACAATCGCCCAATAGTCTTCTGCCTGTGGATCTCTAACACCTGCCGAAGCCTTGAGGTACAGGAGTTTTTGGTATTCATGATTGCCGCCGGAAGCCAAATTGGGCGTGGCAGCGATGATGTCATAGAATGCCTGGCCATTGACGATAGGTACACTCGTCGGTGAGGTTTCCAAGTCCGAGATGAAGTCATAGATCAGTACGGAACCTTCTTCCACTGGGCAGCCAGTGCCGATTTCGTGTACCTCAATTTGGACCGAGTACTTCACGCCTTGCTCCATCAGGACGATAGGCTCATTTACCGGATCGAGGCAACTCGCGAGTACATCCGCACCAGCCAAGTCAAAGTCTATATCGATCGCCAACGGACGGTAGTAGATGAATTCCGCCGAAGCTTGGACAAATTCCGTCAAAGTGTCTGACTCAACCGTGTATGTCGTATCGCCCGGAAGGTATGTGACAACGCCATCATTGACGATCGTGTCCGGTTCGATAATGGTGTAGACGGTATCTTCCACGACCGTTTCGGAAGAATCTCTTCCTGTCATGTCAATGGAGATCGTGGTGTCCTGATATTGGAAATAGGCATTGGGATCAATGTCTACATTCTGCACATCGATGGTGAATGCAGTCGCAGGTAGTGGCAATTCGAGGAATCCATCATTGTTGGTCAGATAGGTGGCGTCGAATGTCCCCGGCACCGTACCTACTACTCTGACTGTAAGTGGCTCACTTGCAGGAATGGAAACGGAAGATTGGCATCCTCCCTGAACAAGGATCTGAACAGAGTCGGTTTCCATGTCCAAGAAATCAATGCCGTAAGTGTCCTGTCCAATGTTGAGGGTCTGAGAATCCACTGCGAATGTGTGATCCGAATATTCGACCTTGAATTCGTAGACATCAGAATCAGGCACTGCATAAGACCAGATTCCGTCTTGATCGGTGCGGATTCCATAGTCCTGATCATCTACCAAGATCTTGGCTCCTTCCACTCGGAGACCCGTACCGGACATGGATCCGCCTGGCAGGGAAAAGAGGTTGTTGTCTTGGAATGCCACGGTTCCAGAAACCGTAAGTGCTGTCGTGTCGATGAAGTCAACCCCGCCTTGTTGGGTGGTATTCAACTCCAAAATCCGGGTCAGTTCCTCCGGATCAAATCCATGATTGGGATA is a window from the Pontibacter sp. G13 genome containing:
- a CDS encoding transglycosylase SLT domain-containing protein → MRWNKYNYKPQYGNTGHQYAGTMNSGASHITRSTYGSVGKIPKWVWVVLLIGATNLLTHGTFNPSLWDHASADIRGVGREFSAPEGPLYLLDEASVFVHDAQSFESKVREIASMLNVPPEWLMAVMYSESKFDASVKNHKGSGATGLIQFMPATAGEMNVSMARLQRMDHLQQMEYVYLYLQRVRERYGDFLTLTDCYLAILYPKAVGQDPCYTLYAKPSKKYTQNSGLDENGDGRVSVSDIDRRMKRIFPTAYDAKPAYGI
- a CDS encoding T9SS type A sorting domain-containing protein — its product is MNRLAFRPWRFLQRNRQKGAFIRQISTYLIGSWILLMALGTQSSLYGQNYSDTWGPVAPLGTHNAANSGSDYQVVITWSGVTTSASSGNFNSPCDCNDGGLGRIEYGTVQGKNNRNAIFAKNNPGGNSNMTVTVGPSYNQALHLYGEWDGQNDFIVNCVEDCDQTAWSTSGTLSIRTAALKNPTNFQASTDINSGSELDKITLTWDKGTDLPTADIGYRVYRNVNGNWVLLATLTGSDETYTDQGLSASTSYQYRIVTYTNTFGGHTSSGVNDWGATVNPSVEATDGDYKNRVKLTWTNLASVVDNIRVERSEPNSTTGFEELSILNKNATSYNDYDPIPGSPYTYRVTFLDDNGNDIESFTDWGHMKPNGVIKGRVTSLGGAGVQNVTITIALENPLTGSASPATGVSSGPWTQQTDVAGYYEIRNIYYHDSATFVITPSYPNHGFDPEELTRILELNTTQQGGVDFIDTTALTVSGTVAFQDNNLFSLPGGSMSGTGLRVEGAKILVDDQDYGIRTDQDGIWSYAVPDSDVYEFKVEYSDHTFAVDSQTLNIGQDTYGIDFLDMETDSVQILVQGGCQSSVSIPASEPLTVRVVGTVPGTFDATYLTNNDGFLELPLPATAFTIDVQNVDIDPNAYFQYQDTTISIDMTGRDSSETVVEDTVYTIIEPDTIVNDGVVTYLPGDTTYTVESDTLTEFVQASAEFIYYRPLAIDIDFDLAGADVLASCLDPVNEPIVLMEQGVKYSVQIEVHEIGTGCPVEEGSVLIYDFISDLETSPTSVPIVNGQAFYDIIAATPNLASGGNHEYQKLLYLKASAGVRDPQAEDYWAIVEGAAQLAATFSTRSPELPDLVVHDPPGDASYATVEQGYELTTFSSDSYEISGSGGIYSDQTFGTSIKTPFSENNLGIQWKFNIDAGRDNFNTTGYSTTLTFTDAFSTSDDALFTGYDGDVYIGKATNQQFAIAKVLTYDEAQCSTDVSDEPIFYPTGIATTFVYSEKHIRDILIPQLAYLEETLRDVASGLTGTDSLEKIHEADSFKIDILNWQEVLNENAKNRDEDAVPIIKDGQPYNVSFSAGAAIDRTEVMDTVYSGTYEYTSFVDISTTIGGKFEVKTGVWSDNTIGIAAKFRHSYTSVTDNDTTISRTISYHLEDDDFGDFFSVDILRDPAFDVPAFRIFSGTSSCPREPGTQPRDSASLTITPPEIFNVPIGGQAVFTANLTNYSNSQETREYHVRVVSNTNPDGAIIKLNGQLINHKEASFFINAFETANAYLTVEKGPLASEYANIGIMMYPPCEYELWENNGAITMGDTAWISVSFETECSDVTLVEPTDGWLVNQASNDELAINFSGYDLNNPYLESLTLQYREPGDTWVDAFTVSIDSIVDNIYYAPFDVGNLPNGTYGVRAMSQCTDGRGVAYSDEVVGTIDRNSVAPFGTPSPSNGFLRFGEEISITFDKPIDCDLANYMTDSLSLIRGDDSTEISFTVQCAGNTIILVPDNDLFSDSTLEDVIIHAYVSGIMDLSGNVQEYAASWAFEVNVSPVFWDPAAIVSSVLTGDELIITGTLKNQSNLSHDFEITEYPVWLIPGSTTGTVLSNGTYDIDFLVDSYLDPGIYEGVVKAIVDDAVVELDVTVSILAIPPAWTVDPGLYDYSMTMVLQFSLDNGNTQLSTDTRDMIAAFVNGERRGSGQIEYIEDLDIYAAFITVYSNNANPATPDTINFRYWQAVDGSEYGAIERPVFANDATLGTISSPYILHPEGIVQIIPMTPGWNWISFNVEATEMSTQAVFQSLTSESIGNDILVKQKDGQSAFYTRATGWIGSLTAVDNSNGYLVHLSDEPDTLQVVGTPITPYGFNVAQGWSWIGYQPQRTKTTSEALTSISPESGDIVKSQQGFDEYFEDTESWYGSLKFMQPGSAYKLLLSRQALLTYPARLANSDLESQYTVQDEYFESNMTVIAKIGFEEFDQVDADRFIVGAFVEDSCHGVGYLQYVEEFGEYRIFLPVHGNLSMQGKTVTFRLYDRELGIEYRSESVSPFAVDLIQGELEDPFVLFHSLNIRGELYLHQNEPNPFGESTDIRFFVKDPGHVNLTVYDATGRIIEVLVDEELQDGLHRVTFNAGDLAAGMYIYRLVQDEQDLIRKMIILGQ